CAGACGACGAAAACTTCACAGTTCATGATTTATACTTTGATCCATATATTCGATATCGATGtatgttaaatattttaacaaggGTTATGAACAATTGCCTAAGTCTAGACAGTCTAACTGTGGAGCAACTTACTCTTTCgaacttgtttacaaacacacacctgCAAGACATTCCGCCATCTTGTTTAAGTACGTCACGCTCTTTACCATGACAACAAGAGAATCTCGCGAGATTAAAACGACCTTGACCTATATGGACGCAACCTTTGACCTAGAGACACATGCTGCCTGCGAAGAATACGTTGGGCTTTGCCGTGATTGCATTAAGAACGTTGCATCGATCGACAAGCAGTATGCCGCTGAAACTTGCAGCCAATGTTTCTCTTATGTTTAAGGAAACGCCATATTTAGCTGACAGGTATCAGGTTGCAAAAGATGCTGGCTTCAAGTATGTGGAGTGCACGTTCCCGTATGACGTTCCAGTAGATGAGATGGGGGCCGCCAGGAAAGGGGCGGGGCTTGAGCAAGTGCTTATCAATGGATACCCTGGTAGATGTATTTGTGGATGTCACAGCTAGAACAGTTTGTGTATTGCATTTGAATGGATGAAAATATGTATCAGTATTGatggaatatatttcaaatCAATAATACTTGGAATActtacattttaaaaatgtacATTGGCAAACAAAATCATTGATATTATCATACTAAATATTGCAACACAGATAAATATGGGAAAATGAAAAGTTCTCCTAGACTAGTTGAAATAGATGACTTGAAATGAACATTCTCTGtaattgtgaaaatatgaaatgaattgtGAAAGACCTTTATCATAACCAGCCATTAATTCTGACTGAGAATTTTTTGTCCTCCAGGTGACTTAGCAAATGGTGACCTTGGCATTGCTGCTCTTCCAAGCAGAAAACAGGAATTCAGGGAAAAGTTGGAATTATCAATACAATATGCAAATGCTTTGGAGTGTAAAAGGTAGTTGACTCATCAGTTCTAGAAAACCTTTGATAGTATTGATAGAAGATTTATACAAAGTAATGGCTGATCATCACTTCTCCAGACTGTATTCATATGTGTGGAAATATCGGAAGGTTATCTTGAATTAGTTACTTTCCATTACTTTCTGCACAAAGGTTTTTGGTATGGAGTGAATCAAAAGGGTTGTACAAATATTGCATATCAGTTCACAGTCCATTTATGGTATATGTTggtgttaaaggtcacatgcaaccaaaaaatcgaacataattaaaacacaattatcacttattcatgacatacaatatacattgctgcttgtaaaaaaaataaataaacaaaattataagcgtacaatctcGATTCAAAAGGGCAATATTTTGTtatgggcttacttccctcgaaacgaagccttcgggagaccgaacccagtcatagtgggtgaatgtgcactcaagtgtaacaacggcttccgactggctggttcatttgctgatacgctgagggctcattttgtgtacagaaagatgatctgtttggtggGCATTTTAGAACTATGGAgggtcacaagaaagtaagattctttatggataacaactttgtttattgtacttgatgcatcgtttcagtatggattcatataccgttgtcaaacaaaatcatatgcattgggagaagttgttatccataaaaaatgtatatagagatgttgggttttataAATacgtgttctctgaatttgtgtttgaTCCAATCagaaatcatctcagtagagatggtgaacaactgcgtggctggaaactatCATtggtccaagtacaaagcaggacttgaaactgccaagagtttgcaccagtttccgtcagatccagtcatccgagaaaaatggatgtagttcgtctgcaactcacagacataaaacatgtcatgtgtttaagtatcacacctgtctaattacataatgagGTAGAGACCGGACTCAGGTGCAccagtcataaatcaatttattttgtttatggcgtgtAGCCTGATATGTGgtgaatgattgaagctgtgttttgcatattgtctttagcagacagacagacagacagacatatgtgTCAGTacaccagacattgagctttctctgtgacagaggctgcttaccacaatcaacaagtttttttatgtaacaagtagattatttacttgtttgtgtacacaaccaagattagactactgctcatgacctcatactctggacatgcatactgtttcaagctccgcgaacctattcactgcgcatgtgttatgggtgcagcgcagcacagctgttgaaaccactttttccccccagcgctgggggaaatttagtgaatcgtttgaactctgatttcacaggctttttttcattgcattttttttttcaatcttataggttgaattgacatttttgatgatttgtttcggtaagtgcataccgaaaggtatcagaatctgcaaagttgtgttttacgttgcatgtgacctttaacaatacAGAATTATATCTCTGCTGCATTCTTTAGGGTGCCATGAAAGAGGAAGCACCTGGGGTGTGCTAACTTGAATTTGGATGTGTTGGtgattttataaaatatttcactgGAGATTCAAATGTTATGTTATGAAATATAGAAAAATACTAAGGTAACTGGATGGCTTGGTTTGTCTGTTTCAACAGGATCCACGTGATGGCTGGCAAGAGGGGTCAAGTAGATGATAAGGTCATGGAGGAGACCTACCTTGATAATCTCCAATACGCAGCAGACAGACTCCAGAAAGTAGGTATAGTGATTGAAACTGTAAAGTTGGACATTCATGATTGATATTGGTACTGCTGTGTAAACTGTTCGCTTACAGTTTATGCTGTTGTTAATATACAGATATCTAGCCACTGTGTCACTGTTTTGTGTCTTTAGGAGGGAATCCTAGCCGTGATTGAGCCAGTCAACAACCGAATCTCTGCACCGGACTACTTCCTGTATGATCCTCACAAAGGTAGTTTCACATAGCTCACTAGATAACACTTGTATACATCTGCAacttcagatacacctgtattTTCCTCTGCTGGTATTTTGCAAGAAAAGTCTCATATTCCATTTGTCTGGAAAAACAGGAAATGAAGTGACATGTTGTAAACCTGATATTTCACTCTCCAGGGCTGGAATATGTCAAGCGACTGAACCACCCCAACTTAAAACTTCAGTTTGTAAGTATCTGAGTGTATCCTGCATTAAAGTAACATGACCTGTTTAAGTCATAGCTTGTCAAACTCAACATATCCTACTCAGATGAAGTTAAGACCATGTGGTGATGAATGGCTTTGAGTTTACCTATCTTTGAATGTTGTTATGCTTCAGGAGAGTACATGTAACTAGACTGATGGATCATAAGACTGAGAATTAttaattcttaacaaaagtGTTAGTGGACACAGATTATTGTGAAGCAACACCTTGTAACATTTATGTATAGTACGTCTTTTGTTCAGAATTCTCACTGCCAAACCAGTCCTGTTTTTGATCAGTTGTCCTCCTTGAGTGTTGCATGGAGTTTAGAGCCATGGAGTTTAGATGCATTTGTTAGACTTATGGATACAACTggatattaacatttttttcactGTGTGTGCAGGATGTGTTCCATGTACAGATCATGGATGGTAATCTCACCAAGAACTTGAAGGAAATGTTCCCCTACATAGGTGAGTAGGTCTTCGTAACAGACTGAGTTAGGCTGTACCTCACAGGGATGATTCTATAATGatttaaatgtataatttcCCTATCCTCTAGTACCAGTGTCTGCAGGTCATAGGTTTGACTCCCAGATTCATGGCCTGTCTGCACCATACCTGTGTTCGCTCCCCTACAGCCCCAAGTTTCACAAGGGAGGTAAACATCGGAGACCAGCATCGTGTTTTGGTTTTCtccaacattcaaatgatgttGTAATAAATTAAATACTGTTGAGGGAGGTGTCAAATACAACTAGGGCCCTGCATGTGAATGATGAATccatgttaccatgacaactgaAATGGTTTCAGGTCATATTCAGATCTCCCAAGTGCCGGACCGCCATGAGCCAGACAGTCCAGGCGAGATTAATTACCCCTATGTCTTCCAAGTGCTGGAGAATCTAGGATATGATGGCTACATAGGCTTGGAGTACAACCCAAAAGGTAAGGCAAGTAAACTCAAGTATAACACTCAAATAGCATCGGCAGAGCCACAGAGCCCATCTGCTATCTGACTGTTTGTGAGATTACTGGAAACAGTGAAATCTGACCACTCATGATTCAGGCTGATGATAGTTGAACATTTTCATATTACACTTTCTGCTTTTGATAGATGTGGTAATTAGGCACAACTGACTTCAGCttccaaaaaataaaaattcttgtcatcatTTTAGCGTTGTAGTTCCTAGCACCATTTTCATCTGGTGGACACTAATCCTGGATAGCATTACATTTCAATGTAGCcatatgaaaaaatatcttcCTTTGGGTAGTATAGTAACAACTGTTTTCTGCAAGATGGATAGTTGTGTTTACTCTCGAAATGTAAGGTtgcaaaaataataatttttctTTATCCTGGCtcattgcttatctcctcttcctggcgaaggtagtggaacacctgaaatcccttaaagttCCCTTCCAAAAGAAGTGGAtataaaattcacactcacccatgagttacctcccctcctGCACACTTCCCAGCccatgcacatggtcagctgattggCCATGATACTCACTCTCTCCCCTTCGTCCGACGATGACGTCCTAGAGTCCCGTATACGGCAATAAGTTTTTCATTGTGATCTTTTAACTAAATTTGTGTAGCTaaatatgtattattattatactattttgtgattattgtgcctttatttaacatttcatcaactgaaacttagtctcagttgatgaaatcgtgtttTCAGTGCAGATTACAGCTGTCAGCGGTTAACCCGCAGTTACTTTGTCCAGTGTGTAAGCCCTTTTGGTCTGCTCATACTCGTTGTAAATTTTGTATAAATTTGTCTGAAGCAGAATTTATATCATACATACAGTCTGTTCAGGCAACAGGCAATGTCTAAATCTGGTGAAATAGAATCGGGTAACCGTTTAATTATTGATACTGAGATTCATTTCAGTGATGTGCCAGCCGTATCTCCGAGGTTGTGTCCAGGGTCGGGCGAGTCGTCTCCCAAGACTCAGAAGAGACCGTCTGTTGAAGCAGGGCCGTAACAGTCTAACAAATCTAAGACGTCGAAGTCAAAGTCGAAGTCGAAGTCGAAGTCCTCGTCTTCAAGATCGTCGCAGAATCAACATTCTTCGATGAAGAAATCGTTCCAGGAAGAGATCGTCTCCTTACAAGAACGCCACATCTTTGACGAACATCCATTGATAATATATAGTGAGCAAGACATCAATCAATGCAATCAACGGGCGTCAGCAACTAGATCGACACCGAAGGCACCATCAACGCCTCAGAACCCTTATCATCTACATCAGACATGGCAGACATCAACTGCAACCTCGGGCACCGCAGACAACTCTACAACACAGCCATCACTGCACTCAACGCAGACATTCGATGCAGGCACCTTCATGCAACAATTCACAACGTAGATGATGAACCTTATGGAGTGACGGTTGGAGGAAGAAAGATGACTGCACTCGTGAACAGTGTCGACTGCGATTCACCAAGAGAACTCGTCCAGATCTGCACTCATGTCTGCAGACGAAGAAGAGGTGTATGCACTCATGTGCTCCAGAAGATCGAGGTTCCGGTCATCTGGTCGCAGTACAGAGAAGGATACACTCACGCCAAGTGAGTACACTCACACGAGTGGTTACACTCGGGCGAGTGACGTCACTTGCTCGCATGAGTGCACTCATGGATTGACTCATCAACAGAGGTCTGCTTCAGTCTCCCCAGTTCATTGGAGGCACCATATGCAGTCATCCTCCCCTTCAAACTTAGACTCACACAGTTGGGGCCGTCTGCCATCAGTGCATGCGACTCACTCTAGGAGGAACAAAGTTACATACTACCAAGAGTTGTCATCGGAGGAAGTCCTCATCTCGGATTCAGAAGTCACATCATGGATCATGGATCATGGATGGCTTAAACCTAGTCTCACCATCTAAGGATTGCAATGAACTTAACACGTAtaagatgaagaatgatgacatcAATATGTTAATGTTCCCGCCAACAGCTCCCATTTCTACGATCCCTGAGACTTTGCCTACAGCATTTAGATcagcaaccaagtttcaacaacaacatgtgCCATCATTCAATGCACGTCGTTTCTCTCTTCATCACATGGAGCCATTCATCAGAGCACCTGATGTAGACGAAGGGTACAAAGTAATCAGCACAGTTTGCAGCAGGTTTTACAACATAGAAGACAAGAGGCTGGCGCAACTCGACACTACTACAAGACGAACCTTTTTTAGACCAACTCAAGCCATCAACGAGACTCTCATTACAAAATTCAGCAATCCTGCGAATGAGGAAGAGAGGATGATCCTGTCTGCGCTTATCACCCAAAggaaagatcaacagtttatgtcCGAACATCTAGCCTGTACTATTGCGGGTCTTAATCTAATGCGTCGACAAGGGCTCCTGTCTGCTGTGTCATGGAGTGAGAACTTCACAAAGTCTTTGTATCAAGCCCCAAGCACCTACTTTGATTGACGGGAAGATTGAAGAGATAGCACGACCGGTTAATCAAGATTCAAGggaagtcatgatgatcaaaTCCATCAACACTTAGACTTCTGTCCTTAAACAGACAAATTAGCATTATACTAGCCAGTCCAAGTCCTCTAGGGTACAAAGAAGGAGGGAAATTCAACAGCTGAGGGGAGAAGTCGTCTTCTTCTTTTCGTCGTCCTTATGGAGGAAATAAGAGCCCTCAGATGTCAGGAAGATCTAGGGACGGAGGAGAAAATATACACTGAAGATCAGCTGTTCCTGTACAACCGTCTCAAGTCTTCAACTCTACTGGAAAAATTTGGGAATCCTCAACAACAACTAAGTCATGAACATTCTGTGAGACGGCTACAAGATTCCATTGGAAGATACACTGCCGCTCACAAAACTACCAACTCCCATCATCTATGCAGACAATCAACTAGACGAGTTGACCGATGCTATATCAACACTGTTGCAGAAGGAGCGGTAGAAGTGATACAGCCACAGAGTCTTAACGCCTGGCTTTTACTCTCCAATCTTCTTAGTACCAAAGGAGAATTCCAGAGAGAAATTCCAACTGATTTACAACATGAATGAATTCAACaaatgtttctatggaaaccagAATATTTCATGATGCTACATCTTCCTCAACTAAGACTCCTCATCTGACCCGCAGACTATCTAGCCAACATAGACCTACAAGATGCATACCTGATATCCCGATTCATCGAGAATCCAGGAAATATCTGCACTTCCTTTTCAACGGTCAGCACTACATCAATGGACGGTCctaccatttggaatatcttTGGCCCCATGGCTATTTACTCTGGTAACCAAACCCATCATCAACTATCTACACCTCAGGGGGCTACGCAGTGCTTTTTATCTGGACGACGGCATATAAGCGCATCAACGGAAAAGTCAACTGAGACTACAGTTAGACTTCACAGTCAGGCTACTAAAACAACTGGATGGTTAGTAAATCACCTAAAGTCGGAACTGGATCCTGAACAAGGTATCGAATTGATCGGGATTCATTTCATCACTACGTTGAATCAAATTGTAGTCCCAGAGGACCAAAGGGTCAAGATTTAAGAAATGATAATGTAAGCTCTAATCTCAATTGATTTTTGGTCGCGCCCTACTGGTCAACAAGagattggtttccaacactgatagaagagttaggacaaccaacactacaatTACCCTAGTGGAAGAATCTTTTCATCCACCCTCACACAAAGCAGGTGCACGGCC
Above is a genomic segment from Haliotis asinina isolate JCU_RB_2024 chromosome 7, JCU_Hal_asi_v2, whole genome shotgun sequence containing:
- the LOC137291760 gene encoding putative hydroxypyruvate isomerase encodes the protein MLPAKNTLGFAVIALRTLHRSTSSMPLKLAANVSLMFKETPYLADRYQVAKDAGFKYVECTFPYDVPVDEMGAARKGAGLEQVLINGYPGDLANGDLGIAALPSRKQEFREKLELSIQYANALECKRIHVMAGKRGQVDDKVMEETYLDNLQYAADRLQKEGILAVIEPVNNRISAPDYFLYDPHKGLEYVKRLNHPNLKLQFDVFHVQIMDGNLTKNLKEMFPYIGHIQISQVPDRHEPDSPGEINYPYVFQVLENLGYDGYIGLEYNPKGDTLTGLEGLRKLGLL